A stretch of Cryptosporangium aurantiacum DNA encodes these proteins:
- a CDS encoding aromatic ring-hydroxylating oxygenase subunit alpha, giving the protein MTELQTRPAPRTGVRDLVRPDRVHGSVYTDPEVFELELQRIYGQGWVFVAHDSEVPEPGDYVTRRIGRDPVIVTRSKDGDVHVLANRCTHRGNRLCNAERGNSTTFRCPYHGWTFKNDGALIGIPMRNGYSEEFLAKRSELGLVPLPRVESYRGFVFASLAGDGISLREHLGAATGAIDRLLALSPSGTLDLRAGWMKHRHFSNWKMVIENNVDGYHALFTHQSVYEAVREAKVSHVPSKVEVYVRDLGDGHSEIDYLPEYSRLDEEFVWFGRAPRAKLPGYVAAMEEAYGSEATHRAFVVGPPHTMIFPNLFLAEMNIMYVEPIGPGETIAYTTPALIPGIPEMNSRMLRRTEGAMGPAGFLIADDGEIGARNQLGLASRNPEWIQLARGFTTDERDETGTVNHDKSSETPQRGLWHHWASVLDAPDAQTAGA; this is encoded by the coding sequence ATGACCGAACTCCAGACGCGCCCCGCGCCACGGACGGGAGTGCGGGATCTCGTGCGACCCGACCGCGTGCACGGATCCGTGTACACGGATCCGGAGGTCTTCGAACTCGAACTCCAGCGGATCTACGGACAGGGCTGGGTCTTCGTCGCCCACGACAGCGAGGTCCCGGAGCCCGGCGACTACGTCACCCGCCGGATCGGCCGCGATCCGGTGATCGTCACCCGCAGCAAGGACGGGGACGTGCACGTGCTGGCCAACCGGTGCACACACCGCGGCAACCGGCTCTGCAACGCCGAGCGCGGCAACAGCACGACGTTCCGCTGCCCGTACCACGGCTGGACGTTCAAGAACGACGGCGCGCTGATCGGTATCCCGATGCGCAACGGCTACTCCGAGGAGTTCCTCGCCAAGCGGTCGGAGCTCGGCCTCGTGCCGCTCCCCCGCGTCGAGAGCTACCGGGGTTTCGTGTTCGCCTCGCTGGCCGGCGACGGCATCTCGCTGCGCGAGCACCTCGGCGCCGCCACCGGCGCCATCGACCGGCTGCTCGCGCTGTCCCCGAGCGGCACGCTCGACCTGCGGGCCGGCTGGATGAAGCATCGGCACTTCAGCAACTGGAAGATGGTCATCGAGAACAACGTCGACGGCTACCACGCGCTCTTCACCCACCAGTCGGTCTACGAGGCGGTCCGCGAGGCGAAGGTCTCGCACGTGCCGAGCAAGGTCGAGGTGTACGTCCGCGACCTGGGCGACGGCCACTCCGAGATCGACTACCTGCCCGAGTACTCCCGGCTCGACGAGGAGTTCGTCTGGTTCGGACGCGCGCCCCGTGCGAAGCTCCCCGGCTACGTCGCCGCGATGGAGGAGGCCTACGGCAGCGAGGCCACCCACCGGGCGTTCGTCGTCGGACCGCCGCACACGATGATCTTCCCGAACCTCTTCCTCGCCGAGATGAACATCATGTACGTCGAGCCGATCGGTCCCGGCGAGACCATCGCGTACACCACCCCCGCGCTGATCCCCGGCATACCGGAGATGAACAGCCGGATGCTGCGCCGGACCGAGGGCGCGATGGGCCCGGCCGGCTTCCTCATCGCCGACGACGGGGAGATCGGCGCCCGCAACCAGCTCGGCCTGGCCTCCCGCAACCCGGAGTGGATCCAGCTCGCGCGCGGCTTCACCACCGACGAGCGGGACGAGACCGGAACCGTCAACCACGACAAGAGCTCGGAGACGCCGCAGCGCGGGCTCTGGCACCACTGGGCGTCCGTGCTGGACGCCCCCGACGCGCAGACGGCAGGTGCGTAA
- a CDS encoding aromatic-ring-hydroxylating dioxygenase subunit beta, whose amino-acid sequence MTTPTTAATGVDPVVPVDPVVLAFLHREARLADEARYSEWEQLWDDEARYWVPMSENADPERDLSYIYDNRRRLRSRVAQLNTGSRHSQTPPSKMRRLLTNTELLDRDSDTVTVGSNFVLYEYRYGMTTWAGRVIHRIVLDPERGPRLREKTVHLVNAGDPLPTLAFLL is encoded by the coding sequence ATGACCACACCGACCACGGCCGCCACCGGCGTCGACCCGGTCGTCCCCGTCGATCCGGTCGTTTTGGCGTTTCTCCACCGCGAGGCCCGCCTCGCCGACGAGGCCCGCTACTCCGAGTGGGAGCAGCTCTGGGACGACGAGGCCCGCTACTGGGTGCCGATGTCCGAGAACGCCGACCCCGAGCGAGACCTGTCCTACATCTACGACAACCGGCGACGGCTCCGCAGCCGCGTCGCCCAGCTCAACACCGGTTCCCGGCACTCCCAGACACCGCCGTCGAAGATGCGCCGGCTGCTCACGAACACCGAGCTGCTCGACCGGGACAGCGACACGGTCACCGTGGGCTCGAACTTCGTGCTCTACGAGTACCGGTACGGGATGACGACCTGGGCGGGCCGCGTGATCCACCGGATCGTCCTGGACCCGGAGCGCGGACCGCGGCTGCGGGAGAAGACCGTGCACCTCGTCAACGCCGGCGATCCGCTTCCCACGCTGGCGTTCCTGCTATGA